A stretch of DNA from Globicephala melas chromosome 19, mGloMel1.2, whole genome shotgun sequence:
ATTTCCGGGAGGAGGGGCCTGAGTGTGAGACCCCGGCCATCTTCATCAGCATGGATGATGACTCGGGGCTGACTGAAGCTGCACTGCTGGACTCTAGTCTTGAGGGACCCCTACCTAAGGTAGGGATGACCACCTCAGAGCAACAGAGGACGAGAAAGATCAGGGGCCTGGGGTTAAGTGTGTGCGCCGAGTGCCCAaggcggggagggggcagaaagGGTACGGCCTGAAGAAATATTGGAGGTGGGACCACGCTTTGACCGCTCCCCATTTTCCTGTCACCAGGAAGCTGCAGCGGGCGGATTGATTTCAAAGGAAGAGCGGAGCCCCCAGACCCTCACCCTTGCCGGAGAAGACACCGTGAAGACTCCCAGCCCCACTGCTGAGGAAGCCGGGGAACCCGAGACCAAGGGGAACAGCTGACGGGgcttggtggggaaggggagtgggacTGGGAgctcagggaggcctgggaggggcTTGACCGGCGGTgctttgcctttaaaaattaaaaagatcgCTGGTCTGGGGCAAGGGTGCAGTCTCTTCTTTGCCTCCGTGTCAGCTGTGGAACTGCAGAAGCTAGTGGGCGTGCCCTGGAGCTCCCTGGAAAACTGGAAGCCCTTCTGGCGTGCTCTTGCGCCTGCGCGGAAACCAGCTTCTTGGCCCCAGCGTCTCCGCGCGCCCTCCCCTAGTAACGGGCCGCCCCCTCCCTCCTTAGAAACCGGCACCGCTGGCCTAGCGGCTGCCGAACACACACAAGCCGGGCGACTGGTCTGGCCTGCCTATCTGCAAGCCTTCCTCCTAGAAGTCTGCGATCCCTTTGAACTATGGGAGACCTACCACCTGACCCTGAGCCCCCTCCTCAGCCGACCTCCAGCCTTAGGAATTTCCAGGTCTCTGAGCGGCGGCGCAGTCGGGAACACTCTAGGCCCCAGCTCACAGTCCCTGAAGAGGTGCAGCAGATACCGCTTGACGCTCAGATCCTGCGCGGCAGTCAGGAGATGGTGTCGAACCAGATCAGCCGGGGCTGGTCACAAGAGGCCAGTCTGACCCCAAATGAGAACTTTATTTTTCAGGCCGAGGAAGCCCAGCGGGGGGGCATTGAATACCCTTCCCTGAATACGGGCTTTCCCTCAGAGGTACAGCCCCAAACTTACTTGAGTGAAGGCAGGCTCCAGGCCAGTCACAACGCCAGCCTAATGCTGCAGCAGCTACAGCAGGGCGAAGGCAACCTACTCCAGCAACTGGAGTCTGCCTACCAGGAGCCCCGGGCTGACCTCTTGGGCCAGTACACCAGGTACCAGAGAGAAGACCTGCAGTTCAGCCAGGACACCCAGCATGGGCCCTACCTACGGGATGACCCTGCGCTCCAGTTCTCGCCCTCTGAGCCGGGCTTCATGCCCTTCAATATGGAGGTGACTGAGCCAGAACCTCGAGAGCTGGCCGTGCAGAACGCCAAGGCCTATCTGCTGCAGACCAGCGTCAATTGCGACCTCAGCCTGTGAGAAAGGGGCCCCCCCCCGGAGTGGGTAGAGGGAGGGGCCCAGGCAGGGAGAAGCCCCAGGCAAGGCCCAGCCTCAGGCCTGGGGTCTCAGACGAGATTGCTCCTCATTGAGAACCAGCGACCACTCTGGGGGCCTCTAACTCAGCCTAGGAGTCGGGGAATAAATACTAACAATAGCTAGCATTTACTTACCAGACACTGTGCCGGTACTTCACACAGAAACATCTGGTTCTCATGGCTGAGATTAGTACATCTTCTGTTCCtattttacaggagaggaaacagacacagaggaaTTAGGTCCCATATCCAAAGTAACACAGCTAAgatgtggcagagccaggatttcaacACAAGTGATTTGGCTCCTGAGGCCCTTTTATCCACTAAAATTACCTGCCTGAGGAAGGCACTTGCCAAGGCCACTTAGCTGCAGTCATAATACACCTCTCAGCCCCCTATCACATCCTCATGAAGCTGACACTCTAGTGGGAGAGCAGACAATAAATAAGGTATAAGGTGATGATAAGAGCTAAGGTGAGCAATAAGGCAGAGTAAGGGGGATAGGGAGGGAATATTAAATAGTGTGAGGTccgggaaggcctctctgaggaagtgacacttgATCAGGGACCTGAAGGAGGTAAGGGAGAGCATCTTGCAGGTAATTGAAGGGAGAGTCATCCAGATACAGAACACAGTGAGCTTCAAGGCTTTGAAGCTTGCcgtgtttgaggaacagcaaggaggctggTGTGACTGGAaccaagggaggaagagaggaagtgagAGAAGAGTTTGAAGTAACAGGTCTTGCTAAAGCACAAAGCTGACTCCCATTCCTCCTATGCGCCGAGCCTGCTGTGGCTCACCAGTGCCCTCAGGAGAAGGTTCAGGCTCCTCATAACAGCCTTCAAGGCCCAATATGATTcagccccttctccctccccaaacTTCATCTTTAGTCAGCTCCTACCTCAGATCCTAGAATCTAGTCAAAATTAACCTCCAGCTCTTCCCCAATAGTACCGAGCCCTCAGGAGCTTCAAGGTCCCTTATTGTAAAGCCCTGGCCAAAGTCTCACTCCCCTTTACCCTTCCCAACTCAATGATGGCCCTCCACCACACCCAGGACTGCTGCCAAAGGGTTTGCACACTGAAGAGGGCTAGACATACATGTTTTGAAATCAGGCCAACCTGGTTTTAAATCCTGGCTGTGTTACCACTGTGTGACCTCATGACCTCAActtttctaagtctcagtttcctcatctggagagTGGAGATCGTAATTGTTCCCCAGATGTACGATTGTGGTGAGAATTCAACGTTGCTCtcaagtgcccagcacagtgcctgactcaGGTGATTGGAAGCCATGATGACACTGTTATCACTCCGGCCTCCTTTCCTGCCACAACCCCTCTTCCTCACTCTACTCCAGACCTCCTCAGTGTTCCTCCAACATGCCAGGCACACCCTcagctcagggcctttgcactccaTTCTCaaccatatcatctgcaaaccatgacagttttgcttcttcctttctaattcttttacCTTTTTCATGTCGGATTGCATTGGCTGGGACCTGCAGTGCAGTATTATATAGACGTGGTGAAAGAAGGCATCttcatttccaatctcataggagaaatattcagtcttttaccattacgTTTGGTGTGTGCTGCAGGTTACTTGTGGCTCCCCTttataagattataaaatattacattctattcctagtttgctaggtttttaaaaattatgaatggcTGTTGAATGTTatcagtttctctgcatctattgaggtgatcttACATATCTCCTTTAACATGTTAATATgctgaattattttttcctgtttttctaatATCAGTTCAGTCTTGCATCCCTGTTCTTAACCAAATTTAATCATGGTGTGTCATCCTTTTGAGAATGCTGGATGtcacttgctaatattttgcttagGATTTCAGCATCTATATTTCTAAATGAGAATGACATGGAATTTCCTTTCTCCTAGTTTCCTTGTGTTTTGGTATCAAGATTATGTTAGACTCATAAAATGTCTCAGGGCCtatgcacatgctgttccctctgactGAAATACTCTTCCTTCCAATATTCGCATGGTAtgccccctccctggcctccctatttaaaattgtaaaccATCTCCTATCCCTGGCATTCCCAGTCCCCATTCCCTGCTTTATTTGTCTCCGTATAAATTACCACCCCCAACACACTATATATTTTGCACATTCGGTTAATATGTCTCCATCACCAGACCATCAGCTCCACCAGGGCAGGGACCTTTTCTCTtccctgtgtccccagagccAGGCACAGGGCCAGAAACACAGCAGCAAGCTCAGTAAGCTGAGTCCCCCACCTCCCATTCCCCTCTCCCGGAGGCAGGTATGAGCACCTGGTGAACCTACTGACCAAGATCCTGAACCAGCGGCCCGAGGACCCCTTGTTCCTCCTGGAGTCGCTGAACCGCACCACTCAGTGGGAGTGGTTCCACCCCAAGTTGGACACGCTTCAGGACGACCCGGAGTTGCAGACCACCTATGAGATGGCCGAGAGGCAGAAGGTGCTGTTCAGCCGGAGCGGCGGCAGCGAGGCCGaacaggagatggaggaggaggcaGTGAGTGAACCGGTGGGGAAGAGCGGTGGTGGCCCGGGTTTAGGCACAGCTCCTGCTaatgcctggaggggagggagcgcACAGCACCACCCAGAAACACACGCGATTTCAGTCCAGAGTGTGGGTTGGGGACCAGGTCACAGAGGTCCTTGAACGCCAGGCTAAGGGGCTTGGGCTTTCTCCTGAGACCACTGGGGCGCCATGGGAGGGTTTGAAGCAGAGGAAAGGTTGGACAGCTCTGCTTTGTAGAAAGCTGACTCCAGCGCCACATGGAGGTGGAGGCTGATTTCTCCTACCATCCCTTACTCCTTTCTGCAAATAACTGCTCTGTGGATGTTTTCTGTGAAACCCACTGACTCCTGGAGTCTCTCAACACTGAATTTGCCTCCTATCCccgggactcagtttcctcttttgcaaGTTGAGACCCGCTGAGAACTCTTCCACCCATGATTGATGAACATTCTACTATCCTCAGAATATTTAATTCCACGATTCTGTTTCCAGCATTGGACGACGGCTTAAAATTTGGCTGAAATGTTCTTTCACTCGtttaagaaacatttgttgagaaCTCTGTTTATCGTAATTCTGACACCTCCTAGCCTCCCCCCCGCCAACCCCGGCTAAGAGCTTTAGGAGCATGGGCTCGTTTCCTCCCTGAAACAACCTTGTAAGGCAAGTGGAGGAAGGACTTAGAGGACTCGAAACTAGAAAAGACAGGACTAGGAAGGCAGGACTATGTCCTCCAAAGCCCGGGCTATCACCTCTGCCATCTCTGCTGATGCTGTTGGTCTGTGCTCACGTTTTATGCTTCTGAAATTCTAGGATTCTGGCGACagtggggtgggatagtgagAGAACTGGAAACGACAATCTGACCAAGGAATGAGCCCTTCCTTGGGTGAGCAGAGCGCAGGTCGGAATCCAAGTCTTAGACATGAGGAACAGTCTTACCTGAGAATATGGTTTTAAATTTCAGATCAGCAGTCTCTCCTTGGGAGGCCGCACCCCCTTAGAACTGCACCCTTcctctcccacacctccaggTCGCACCCCTATCTAACGCAAGTCCCTGTCGGCCCCGCCTCCTTAGAACGCTGTGCCTCTAGAGGCTCCACTTGCTTAGAATTCCACAGCCCGTGAGGCTCCGCCCCCTTAAAATTCAATCCTGAGAGAGGCTCCGCCCTCTTCGAACGCTTGGTCCCTAGAGGTCCCATCCCCTTAGAACTTGGAGCTggaggttttttggtttggttttggttttggtttcggggttttggggggttttttttttgagctggAGTTTTTAATATGAGGAGGTCTGTAGAAGGGCAAAATTGTGGGCGTTTGTGGCCTGTGCATGTTTCTAGGAAGAGACTCAAATCCATGATTCagcattttgtatttgtttttctgtctgaggggaggaagggctctcatttctctcattttctgtttcttccaaatgcaaagaatttctctttcttccatgaTCCCCAGCAGCATTTATGGAAAAATCCATCCTTTCTCCTGCTTTGAAAATGCCACCTCCGCCATTTATTTACACCGGCACGGACGCCAGTCTGTTTCTGGAGTCTCTATTTTGTGCCTTGCTCTGTAGATGGCTTTCTGCTCTGGGACTCTCCTGCTTGTTGTGTACAACCGCTGCATAGCAGGTTTGGCTGTTTGGTAGCATAAGACTCGCCATCACAGCACCTCTGTTTTGAAAAGTTCCTGACTATCCTCacatttatagttttgttttgttttgttttgttttgcggtacgtgggcctctcactgttgtggcctctcccgttgcggagcacaggctccagacgcgcaggctcagcggccatggctcacgggcccagccgctccgcggcacgtggggtcctcccgggccggggcctgaacccgtgtcccctgcatcggcaggcagactctcaaccactgcgccaccagggaagcccacatttatAGTTTTAAACTAACTTTAGTGTTATTCTTGTACTTGTTTGGCAACACAGATCACTTTAAGACAGGAAATAGTTGTCGCAGAAATGAAGACAAGTGCCTTAGACGAGATAGTTTTTCTCACACCTAATAGGTGCAAGCCGTCTAGAGCTGGTAAGTTGGCTCCGCAGTGAAGGGGCACTGAGGGTTTTCTTCcctcatccctcccctccactccaCCCAAACCAAGAAAGCCGTTTTCAGCATCATAGAAGCCTGGTTAGAAATCCTatttctggggaattccctggcagttcagtggttaagactccatttccactgcagggggctcaggttagatccctggtcagggaactaagatcccacatgccgtgcggcatgaccaaaacataagaaaaataaatttcctcccttccttccttccttccttccttccttccttccttccttccttccttcctttcttttttttggctgagccatgtggcttgcgggattgtgggatattagttccccaatcagggattgaacccaggccacagcagtggaagcgctgagtcctaaccactggactaccagggaattccctccccctttatttttttaaacaaggggagcaagggaattccctggcggtccagtggtcaggactctgccctttcactgctgaaggtacaggttcaatccctgcttggggaactaagatcccgcaagccatgcagtgtggccctccaaataaatacatacatacatacatacatacatcaatCAGGAGAGCAAAAGTTTCCCAGGAGCACCTCAGAAAACCTCTGCTTGCATCTTATTGGCCAGATTGGGTCACATAACTATCCCTTGACTGCAAGGGGCTCTGGGAAAGTGACTGGAGAAGGCAAGCAGTGGAGAAGGGGGTTGAGGACGGTGCCGTGTGCCGTCAAACCCAAGGGCAGGAATGTAGCTGGGCCCCAGGCCAAGCTGGTATTCAGGGATCTCAGTGCCCATATCTCACCTctgctcctctctctcccctaccTCCTCACACGGCAGCATACAGCTGCCCCACagttcctgaatttttttttttttaattcatctacTTGCCACTAGGAAATCTTTTCTCCCAGATCATAGATAGGATCTTCCTGGAAactgggagaaagaaagaggaaggaagattcTGACCATAGTTAATAGAGGAATTAAGGAGTAGGGACTAAGAATATGACCTCTGGAGGCAGACCAACCCGGGTTTAAACCCAGCCATCCCAAAGAAGTAATTTCTAGGCAGGGAGACTCCAGATGTACTTTCTCTCCACCCAGTTACAAATTGCAGAGGTAGAGAAGGAGAGCCTGATCTGCCACTTTGGAGCATTAGTCCTCACTTGCTCCAATCACCAGTGGCCAGAAGGCTGGGTGATATCACTTAATCACGGTTGGTGAGGCCACTCCATTGCCAAGTGGGTGGAAGACATTACCAGAAAGAGGGTGATGGCCATTGGCTCATGGGCCAGGCACACACCCCAAAGAGAGTTTTCCATGCTCATTCCCTTATCTTCCCTGCTGGCAGCACCGTGAGTCTTGGGATTAAGTTTTGACCCTGTCCCTGAGTTGCTGGTGTCAATATCAATTAGGCAgacaagctttatttatttatttggttgcatggggtcttagttgtggcaggcaggcttcttAATTGCAGCTCCAGGaatccttagttgcggctcgccggGTCctttaattgtggcatgtgggctccttagttgtggcatgtgaacccTTGGtcgtggcatgcatgtgggatctagttccctgaccagggatcaaacccgggccccctgcattgggagcacggagtcttatccactgtgccaccaggaaagaccCCTAGGCAGACAAGCTTTTGCACTGCGTTTAAGATTGAGggcagggaattctctggtggtccagtggttaggacttcacacttccactgcacggggcgtgggttcaatccctggtcggggacctaaaatcccacaagctggaCTGcatgacaaaaaggaaaaaaaaaagattgagggcAACTGCCAGAATCCCTTTCAAAATAACAATTCTCCTCCTGTAGAGCATTAGTCAGGGCGTGCCGTTTCAAGCTGAGATAACAaacagcctgggcttccctggtggcgcagttgttaagaatccgcctgccaatgcaggggacacgggtttgaaccctggtctgggaagatcccacatcccgcaaagcaactaagcccgtgtgccacagctactgagcctgcgctctagagcccgcgagccacaactactgaagcccatgatctgcaacaagagaagccactgcaatgagaagcccaggcaccacaaggaaaagtagcccccactcgctgcaaccagagaaaagcccgcacgcagcaacgaagacccaatgcagccaaaaaataaaatagaataaataaacattaaaaaaacccaaacaaacagcCACACaatctcagtgacttaacacCACACAGTTTATTTCTCCCTCACACTACCTGCCCATCCAGGCTTGGCAAGGGGGCTTGGCTTATCAGACCCTTGAGCTGGAGGGTGATGGAAGTGCCACTGTAACACAGGCTTCCACAGTTGCAGAGCAGGAAAAAGAAGGCAGAGCACAACCCACGTTGCTTCTTACAGCTCCTGCCTGGGTATGACCCGTGCCCCTTTCACTGCCATTTCAAGTGGTCAGAACAAGTGACATGGCCACTCCTGAatgcagtggggtgggggtgggaacaTATAATCCTCCTGTGGACAGGAACTTCAGGCATTTGTGAACAACGAAGCAGTCTGGCAGACATAGGAAGAGGATGCAGTAATTGTTCCTTTTAATACTGTGTTGTTCACAAATGGAGCTtgtaagaaaatgggaatgcaGTGTATACCTTTAGGAAAAACCTCAGGATGCTTGTCCCCAAATCTTTTACATCAACTGTACAATTTAGGCATCATCGTTCCTTGGCACACTTATCCCTACATCTCAGTGGCCAGAAACGGTGGCACGAGCAACTGGGTTACAGAGTCGTTTCACTCTGTAGACTCTAGAAAAGTcaggctggggagcagggctTCAGCCTGGTTCCCTCTGCCTTCCGCCCCGCCCTCTGCAGGCTGGGACTGCCGTGCCCAACATCATGGAGAAGGCCTTCTACCTCGAACAGGCCGGCGTGGGCCTAAGCTCAGACGAGAGCTTCCGCATCTTCATGGCCCTGAAGCAGCTAGTGGGGCAGCAGCCCATCCAAACCTGCCGCTTCTGGGGCAAGATCCTGGGGCTCAGTCGCAACTACCTGGTGGCTGAGGTGGAATTCCGGGAGGgcgaggaggaggtggaggagacgATGGAGGGCGGCGAGGCCATGGAGGAGCACGCCGAGGAGGAGAGCGACGAGGGCGACGAGGGCGAGGAGAAGGCCGCCGACGTCATCCCCAAGCCCACGTGGAAGCCGCCGCCCGTCGTCCCCAAGGAAGAGAGCCGAAACGGC
This window harbors:
- the RSPH6A gene encoding radial spoke head protein 6 homolog A, with translation MGDLPPDPEPPPQPTSSLRNFQVSERRRSREHSRPQLTVPEEVQQIPLDAQILRGSQEMVSNQISRGWSQEASLTPNENFIFQAEEAQRGGIEYPSLNTGFPSEVQPQTYLSEGRLQASHNASLMLQQLQQGEGNLLQQLESAYQEPRADLLGQYTRYQREDLQFSQDTQHGPYLRDDPALQFSPSEPGFMPFNMEVTEPEPRELAVQNAKAYLLQTSVNCDLSLYEHLVNLLTKILNQRPEDPLFLLESLNRTTQWEWFHPKLDTLQDDPELQTTYEMAERQKVLFSRSGGSEAEQEMEEEAAGTAVPNIMEKAFYLEQAGVGLSSDESFRIFMALKQLVGQQPIQTCRFWGKILGLSRNYLVAEVEFREGEEEVEETMEGGEAMEEHAEEESDEGDEGEEKAADVIPKPTWKPPPVVPKEESRNGANKYLYFVCNEPGQLWLRLPHVTPIQIVQARKIKKFFTGFLDAPVISYPPFPGNEANYLRAQIARISAATQISPLGFYQFSEEEGDEEEEGGARRDSYEENPDFEGIPVLELVDSMANWVHHTQHILPQGRCTWVNPLQKTEEEELGEEEEKADEGIDEAGQEVGPPLLTPLSEDAEIMHMSPWTARLSCSLSPQYSVAVVRSNLWPGAYAYASGKKFENIYIGWGHKYSPENFNPSLPAPVQQEYPSGPEIVEMSDPTVEEEQALAAAEEEEEEEEEEEEEEDEGQDD